A portion of the Kiritimatiellia bacterium genome contains these proteins:
- the lipA gene encoding lipoyl synthase: protein MNRPHPKPPWLRKPLVPGETQVRRVVADASLHTVCEEARCPNRRECWCEDRSATFLILGNRCTRRCDFCAVGREAPELPDPGEPERIATAVRAMSLRFAVVTMVTRDDLPDGGAAAMAATVRAIRAEVPDCKVEVLPSDFGGLRRSLEMLAGARPEVFGHNIETVRRLTPEVRRGASYERSLTVLRTYRELDRTAVLKSALLVGFGESRDEVLETLDDLRAAGVEVVAIGQYLQPARDRRPVARYWTPEEFDALREEARRRGFAHCEAGPWVRSSYRAELMYRAALAGRGQ from the coding sequence ATGAACAGACCTCACCCCAAACCGCCATGGCTGCGCAAGCCCTTAGTTCCGGGCGAGACCCAGGTCCGCCGGGTTGTTGCGGACGCTTCGCTCCACACTGTGTGCGAAGAGGCTCGCTGTCCGAACCGGCGCGAGTGCTGGTGTGAGGACCGGTCCGCGACGTTTCTGATCCTCGGCAACCGGTGCACGCGGCGCTGCGACTTTTGCGCGGTTGGCCGGGAGGCGCCGGAACTGCCCGACCCGGGGGAACCGGAGCGGATCGCGACGGCGGTGCGGGCGATGTCGCTGCGTTTCGCGGTGGTGACGATGGTTACGCGTGACGATCTGCCGGATGGCGGGGCCGCCGCGATGGCGGCAACGGTCCGCGCCATCCGGGCCGAGGTGCCGGACTGCAAGGTGGAAGTCCTCCCCTCCGATTTTGGCGGGCTGAGGCGCTCCCTCGAGATGCTGGCTGGCGCCCGCCCGGAGGTGTTTGGGCACAACATTGAGACGGTGCGGCGCCTGACGCCCGAGGTGCGCCGCGGGGCCAGCTATGAGCGTTCGCTCACGGTCTTGCGGACGTATCGGGAGCTTGACCGGACCGCGGTGTTGAAATCAGCGTTGCTGGTCGGGTTTGGCGAGTCGCGCGACGAGGTGCTGGAAACGCTCGACGACCTGCGCGCGGCGGGCGTGGAAGTGGTGGCGATTGGGCAGTACCTGCAACCGGCGCGGGATCGGCGCCCGGTGGCACGGTACTGGACGCCCGAGGAGTTCGACGCGCTGCGGGAGGAAGCGCGGCGCCGCGGCTTCGCGCACTGTGAGGCGGGGCCGTGGGTGCGGTCGAGCTACCGGGCAGAACTCATGTATCGTGCTGCGC
- a CDS encoding autotransporter-associated beta strand repeat-containing protein, protein MSEIRRVAVVVVAMVVGGEALAQTYTWTQTGSGVHNWSTAGNWTPGAPPVGGDPTHVIVVNAAGANNTALNDLAGSFRLNQLHLRAGNTIIAGNTLVFTNNGTTMPAITNGAGGFRIIQNDLVFGTNIQFVMSQGQGLLLTGNVGLGGNVLRQIDTWASATTWATVTNSGTVSNGGIRKIGQGQLVLSGANTYSAGTRVEAGVLQFNSAASIGGTGANVTNDGGAVAFHFPGVMAVATTRLGLISVGTLAISPTNSSELIDFSLPLFTNTYLGAVGTVYYDLANHIPKVSGATNVWRLGGGAGSLIVTSSIGGADSVVIGGGGQYSHVLLAGNNSYSGETLVHQVMHLLITNANQGLAVGLGSSPRLVVSNATVSFGNAIVTNTIISYGGVVSPMYNFTLIRFVPGTTNVIEGPIVAIGGFAAKVNVGSGVGLHIVRGGVIGTNVGVAFYDDTVPNPIILTNKPVLLGTSGTLSGHNLFIGVQSNVVGLLNIDWGQGGHLTVPNAFVGAPGLKLGVSGSSAINWLNLNGYDHTVGFFIVTNQTPGLVYSHYIMSTNPATLTFHNPTNRIYEYEGRFTGAVSLVKSGQSTLRLHGTNFSTGATVVQGGALVVLPVGGIVQSPVTVNGGSLLLPNATNILGASATLTVNAGGAVGATYGLDQTFIDDIYIKMGGASPTYALGSNSSSAIDFSDPFRPALQNAFLGAAPVTNVLVFSGTVAWGNNNVRLGGGGGVLEYRRWVGVGTNLVIGTVGGDPNSVVFLPITNAHDRTIIQSGTLAVSNDSVLGMVPFDLTETNIVLRGGSLIAAVSSFQTHPDRRIGLDGPGGGLGADTGLTLFVRSPILSTGWLTKVGAGGAVLLSPWNTYSGGTILREGVLNITNEYLGATGAPLVFSGGVLQVSANMTLRNRAITMAANGTMLVDTTAVLQVTNSISGPGALVKAGMGHLWLTGSNTFSGGLIVSGIFERHPNSRVLVSNAYALGTGPIILTNGGQLFVNSGVLTVTNPLVLHGGDQSTSYSGALQAFNGSDVTWSGPVAVSGALTRVTVWNNSTLRLTGGIIGDQPVNFSAQNGSIIIQGQPITVTNVGLYYFSGGNNNLGTNYLNVAGNTMMQVRIWQGGLLVLGVENALPTNVNLTIGDLQFNTRGTLDLNGYNQRIANLFSGTNFMASFVTNRSATHATFTVVQTLPTNYLGQFSGNMSFEKRGPAELKLHADSFHTGATRILEGALTLITNGALSASSTIEIGAGAQLTVTGRLDQTLTLNPGQTLKGEGTLRGGLIVGNGATLSPGTSPGVLTVIGDVALQSGSTFEVEVLGPLAGQYDQLLMTSSSMFTPGGATLSILAPNPLTLGLVFPIVTGWGAIAPSTFAGLPDGATVVGGVNTFQINYGTLTGYEDDVTLTVIPEPATLALVGLSAAVFVLRRRLR, encoded by the coding sequence ATGAGCGAGATTCGGCGGGTAGCTGTTGTGGTCGTGGCCATGGTGGTCGGAGGAGAGGCTCTGGCACAGACATACACTTGGACCCAGACGGGCTCGGGCGTGCACAACTGGTCAACGGCAGGCAACTGGACGCCCGGCGCGCCACCGGTTGGTGGTGATCCGACCCATGTGATCGTTGTCAATGCCGCCGGCGCAAACAATACGGCGCTCAACGATCTGGCCGGTTCGTTTCGGCTGAATCAGCTTCATTTGCGGGCCGGCAACACGATCATTGCCGGCAATACGCTCGTCTTCACCAACAATGGAACCACGATGCCGGCGATCACGAACGGTGCGGGCGGGTTCCGTATCATTCAGAACGACTTGGTGTTCGGCACCAACATTCAGTTTGTGATGAGCCAGGGGCAGGGGCTGCTACTGACCGGAAACGTTGGGTTGGGCGGCAACGTGCTGCGGCAGATTGACACGTGGGCATCGGCGACCACGTGGGCGACGGTGACGAACTCCGGGACTGTCAGCAATGGCGGGATTCGCAAGATTGGGCAGGGGCAGTTGGTGCTGAGCGGCGCCAACACATACTCTGCGGGAACGCGAGTGGAGGCGGGAGTTCTGCAGTTCAACTCTGCGGCCTCTATTGGGGGAACGGGCGCCAATGTGACGAATGATGGAGGAGCGGTCGCATTTCATTTCCCCGGCGTAATGGCTGTCGCGACCACACGCCTGGGCTTGATCTCGGTCGGAACGCTCGCGATTTCTCCGACGAACAGCAGCGAACTGATCGATTTTTCTCTGCCGCTCTTTACGAACACCTATCTGGGTGCGGTCGGGACGGTTTATTATGACCTCGCGAACCATATCCCGAAGGTGAGCGGGGCGACCAATGTGTGGCGTTTGGGAGGCGGCGCAGGAAGCCTGATCGTCACCAGTTCGATTGGTGGAGCCGACAGCGTCGTGATTGGAGGCGGAGGGCAGTACTCCCATGTGCTGCTGGCCGGCAACAACAGTTACAGCGGGGAGACTCTTGTTCATCAGGTGATGCACCTACTGATTACCAACGCGAACCAGGGGCTTGCGGTGGGACTGGGGAGTTCGCCGAGACTGGTGGTGAGCAATGCAACGGTGTCGTTCGGAAACGCGATCGTCACGAACACCATCATTTCCTACGGCGGGGTCGTCAGCCCGATGTACAATTTCACTCTGATCCGGTTCGTGCCGGGTACGACGAATGTGATCGAGGGGCCCATCGTCGCGATCGGCGGATTTGCGGCGAAAGTGAACGTGGGCAGCGGGGTGGGCCTGCATATTGTCCGCGGCGGCGTGATCGGGACGAATGTGGGGGTTGCGTTCTACGACGACACTGTCCCGAACCCGATCATTCTGACCAACAAACCGGTTTTGCTGGGGACGTCGGGGACGCTGAGCGGCCACAACCTCTTCATTGGGGTGCAAAGCAACGTGGTGGGGCTTCTGAACATCGACTGGGGGCAGGGTGGGCACCTCACCGTTCCGAATGCGTTCGTCGGCGCACCGGGTCTGAAGCTCGGGGTCAGTGGTAGTAGCGCAATCAACTGGCTGAATTTGAACGGGTATGACCACACGGTCGGCTTTTTCATCGTGACGAACCAGACACCCGGGCTCGTCTATTCGCACTACATCATGAGCACCAACCCGGCAACGTTGACCTTCCACAATCCCACGAACCGGATTTACGAGTATGAGGGGCGGTTCACCGGCGCGGTTTCGCTGGTGAAAAGCGGCCAAAGCACGCTGCGACTTCACGGCACGAACTTCAGCACCGGCGCGACGGTGGTGCAGGGCGGCGCGCTGGTCGTGTTGCCGGTGGGCGGCATCGTGCAAAGCCCGGTCACCGTGAACGGCGGTTCGCTGCTGCTGCCGAACGCGACCAACATTCTGGGTGCGTCCGCAACGTTGACCGTGAACGCCGGTGGAGCGGTGGGCGCGACCTACGGCCTGGATCAGACCTTCATTGACGACATCTACATCAAAATGGGTGGAGCGTCGCCGACCTATGCACTGGGAAGCAACTCGAGTTCGGCGATTGATTTTTCCGATCCGTTCCGCCCCGCGCTGCAGAACGCGTTTCTGGGCGCGGCGCCGGTGACAAACGTGTTGGTCTTCAGCGGAACTGTGGCGTGGGGGAACAACAACGTCAGGCTCGGCGGTGGCGGCGGCGTGCTCGAGTATCGACGGTGGGTGGGCGTTGGGACCAACCTCGTGATCGGAACAGTGGGAGGCGATCCGAACAGTGTGGTGTTCCTGCCAATCACCAATGCGCATGATCGCACGATCATTCAGTCTGGGACGCTCGCGGTGTCGAACGACTCGGTGCTGGGCATGGTGCCGTTCGACCTGACCGAAACCAACATCGTGCTGCGGGGTGGCTCGCTCATCGCGGCGGTGAGCAGCTTTCAGACACATCCCGACCGCCGGATTGGCCTGGATGGCCCGGGCGGCGGCTTGGGCGCTGACACCGGTCTAACGTTGTTCGTTCGCAGCCCGATCCTCAGCACCGGCTGGCTGACAAAGGTGGGAGCGGGCGGCGCGGTGCTATTGAGCCCGTGGAACACGTACAGCGGCGGCACGATTCTGCGCGAGGGCGTTCTGAACATCACGAACGAGTATCTCGGCGCGACCGGCGCGCCGTTGGTCTTTAGCGGTGGCGTGTTGCAGGTGAGTGCGAACATGACGCTGCGCAATCGCGCGATCACAATGGCGGCGAACGGCACGATGCTGGTGGACACCACCGCGGTGCTGCAGGTCACCAACTCGATTTCGGGGCCGGGCGCGCTGGTGAAGGCGGGCATGGGACACCTTTGGCTGACGGGCAGCAACACGTTCAGCGGCGGACTCATCGTCAGCGGCATCTTCGAGCGGCATCCCAATAGCCGCGTGCTGGTCAGCAACGCGTACGCGCTGGGAACCGGTCCGATCATTCTGACGAACGGTGGGCAGCTTTTTGTAAACTCGGGCGTGCTGACCGTCACGAATCCGCTGGTGCTGCACGGCGGCGACCAGTCCACTTCCTACAGCGGAGCGCTGCAGGCGTTCAACGGGAGCGATGTGACATGGAGCGGCCCGGTCGCCGTCTCCGGCGCGCTGACTCGCGTGACGGTGTGGAACAACTCAACGCTGCGCCTCACCGGCGGCATCATTGGTGATCAGCCGGTCAACTTCAGCGCGCAGAACGGCAGCATCATTATTCAGGGGCAGCCGATCACGGTCACCAATGTGGGGTTGTACTACTTCTCCGGCGGCAACAACAACTTGGGGACCAACTACTTGAACGTCGCCGGCAACACGATGATGCAGGTCCGGATTTGGCAGGGCGGGCTACTTGTGCTGGGTGTGGAGAACGCTCTGCCCACGAACGTGAACCTCACCATCGGGGATCTGCAGTTCAATACGCGCGGCACGCTGGACCTCAACGGCTACAACCAGAGGATCGCAAATCTGTTCTCTGGCACGAACTTTATGGCGTCGTTCGTGACGAATCGCAGCGCAACGCATGCGACATTCACGGTTGTGCAGACGCTCCCGACAAACTACCTCGGCCAGTTCAGCGGCAATATGTCATTCGAAAAACGGGGGCCGGCGGAGCTGAAGCTGCACGCGGACAGCTTCCACACTGGTGCGACGCGTATTCTGGAGGGTGCGCTGACGCTCATCACAAACGGCGCACTCTCCGCCAGTTCGACCATCGAGATCGGTGCGGGCGCGCAGCTGACCGTCACCGGCCGGCTGGATCAGACGCTCACGCTGAATCCCGGCCAGACGCTGAAGGGCGAGGGTACGTTGCGGGGCGGGCTGATCGTCGGGAATGGCGCGACCCTGTCGCCGGGCACCAGCCCGGGTGTGCTCACGGTGATCGGCGACGTGGCGCTCCAAAGCGGCTCGACGTTCGAGGTGGAGGTCCTCGGGCCGTTGGCGGGCCAGTACGACCAACTTCTGATGACATCGTCGTCCATGTTCACCCCGGGCGGCGCGACGCTTTCGATCCTGGCGCCGAATCCGCTCACGCTCGGGTTGGTGTTCCCCATTGTGACCGGATGGGGCGCCATTGCACCGAGCACGTTTGCGGGGTTGCCGGATGGTGCAACGGTTGTCGGTGGCGTGAACACCTTCCAGATCAACTACGGCACGCTCACCGGCTACGAGGATGACGTCACACTGACGGTGATCCCCGAACCGGCGACGCTGGCGTTGGTGGGCCTCAGCGCGGCGGTGTTCGTGTTGCGCCGCCGCCTTCGCTGA